The following are from one region of the Candidatus Shapirobacteria bacterium genome:
- a CDS encoding DUF5660 family protein: protein MAGGYLLKPSTNKTGNYKVNGFSNEIIKGDRDEAPKKKTGLMGILGLGQSVEISKPKLSWGNEFLGGVSHLQQEENLLLKNQQTELKKTIESLQQEIKKLIKATDSLNTDVEKIALEPIVEVSEYQLHFLDRVKIFIANLRKNLSQASTWLESFQSKKRKKNAFWSKVKNKKEGGEQYLFSGEHSAARSTS, encoded by the coding sequence ATGGCAGGTGGGTATTTACTTAAACCAAGTACCAACAAAACCGGTAACTACAAAGTTAACGGTTTTTCAAATGAAATAATTAAAGGGGACCGTGATGAAGCACCAAAGAAAAAAACTGGTCTAATGGGTATTTTAGGTCTCGGTCAAAGTGTAGAAATCAGCAAACCGAAGCTAAGCTGGGGAAACGAGTTTTTGGGCGGAGTAAGTCACCTTCAACAGGAAGAAAACCTTTTGCTCAAAAATCAACAAACCGAGCTCAAAAAAACCATCGAGTCCCTCCAACAAGAAATCAAAAAGCTCATCAAGGCCACCGATAGCCTAAATACCGATGTCGAAAAAATCGCCCTCGAGCCGATTGTAGAGGTCAGTGAGTATCAGCTTCACTTCCTTGACCGGGTAAAAATATTTATCGCCAACCTTCGAAAAAATCTATCTCAGGCCTCAACCTGGCTCGAATCATTCCAATCCAAGAAACGCAAAAAAAATGCCTTCTGGAGTAAGGTAAAAAATAAAAAGGAAGGGGGAGAGCAATATCTTTTTAGCGGTGAGCACTCCGCCGCCCGCTCCACCTCTTAA
- the thrS gene encoding threonine--tRNA ligase codes for MSELKDLRHSAEHILTQTMLRLYPDKFIMAMGPATDDGFYFDFETVGDFKINESDFPVIETEMKKIVKENLPIIKKEITLAEAKKLFSDNPYKLEWLDSITNRDEAITIYSTGDDFIDLCAGPHVRYTSQVKAFKLLSIAGAYWHGDEKNKMLTRIYGTAFENKEALEKYLLNIEEAKKRDHRKLGPQLGLFFLAETAPGMPYWLPKGTVIINELLKFWREEHQKRGYFETITPQLNKKQLYETSGHWEHYRENMFICDMGEEGTYCLKPMNCPNAMTIFQQTKHSYRELPLRLSDCDALHRHEKSGQLSGLLRVQKFAQDDAHIFVTEAQIKDEYKRILEIAHLFYSVFDIKFKIRLGTRPDDFMGDIETWDKAEKELEQILIDNKFDYFIGKGEGAFYGPKLDILMDDCLDRQWQTGTIQLDFQLPRKFDLKYTDSDGTEKTPVVIHRVIYGSLERFMGILIEQFAGAFPVWLSPIQAKIIPITDNQLEYAQKIQNILLESNLRVEIDDRAETMQNKIRSAAMEKIPYLIIVGDREAKSSDNQISVRQRDGQDLGSMPLENFLKQIIGQISTKSLNLIK; via the coding sequence ATGTCAGAACTTAAAGACCTCCGCCATTCCGCGGAACACATTTTAACCCAAACCATGCTCCGGCTTTATCCGGACAAATTTATTATGGCCATGGGTCCCGCCACCGACGACGGTTTTTACTTCGATTTCGAGACAGTAGGGGATTTCAAAATCAATGAATCCGATTTTCCGGTCATCGAGACCGAAATGAAAAAAATCGTCAAAGAAAACCTTCCCATTATCAAAAAAGAAATTACTCTCGCCGAGGCCAAAAAACTTTTTTCCGATAATCCCTACAAACTCGAATGGCTAGATAGCATTACTAATCGTGATGAAGCTATCACCATTTATTCCACCGGTGATGATTTTATTGATCTCTGCGCCGGTCCCCATGTCCGCTATACAAGCCAGGTCAAAGCCTTCAAATTGCTTTCGATAGCCGGCGCCTATTGGCACGGAGACGAAAAAAACAAAATGCTTACCCGTATTTATGGTACCGCCTTCGAGAACAAAGAAGCTTTAGAAAAGTATCTTCTTAACATCGAAGAAGCCAAAAAACGGGACCATCGTAAATTAGGGCCACAACTGGGCTTGTTCTTCTTGGCTGAAACTGCTCCGGGTATGCCCTATTGGCTTCCAAAAGGTACCGTCATTATTAATGAATTGCTAAAATTTTGGCGTGAAGAACACCAAAAACGTGGTTATTTTGAAACGATTACTCCTCAACTAAACAAAAAACAACTCTACGAAACTTCTGGCCATTGGGAGCATTATCGTGAAAACATGTTTATTTGCGACATGGGCGAAGAAGGTACTTACTGCCTCAAACCCATGAATTGCCCCAATGCCATGACCATTTTTCAACAGACAAAACATAGCTATCGGGAATTACCTCTCCGCCTGTCCGACTGCGATGCTCTTCATCGCCATGAAAAATCCGGGCAACTAAGCGGCCTTCTGCGCGTTCAAAAATTTGCCCAGGATGATGCTCATATCTTTGTCACCGAGGCACAAATCAAGGATGAATACAAAAGAATTCTGGAAATTGCCCATCTTTTTTATTCTGTCTTTGACATAAAATTCAAAATTCGACTGGGTACCCGCCCCGATGATTTTATGGGCGACATTGAAACCTGGGACAAGGCCGAAAAAGAGCTTGAACAAATTCTCATCGACAACAAATTTGACTATTTCATTGGCAAAGGTGAAGGTGCTTTTTATGGTCCCAAACTGGACATCCTCATGGACGACTGTTTAGATCGGCAGTGGCAAACCGGGACCATCCAACTTGATTTTCAGTTGCCCCGAAAATTTGATCTCAAATATACCGATTCCGACGGCACCGAAAAAACTCCGGTTGTCATCCATCGGGTAATCTACGGTTCTTTAGAAAGATTTATGGGTATCTTAATCGAGCAGTTTGCCGGTGCCTTCCCAGTCTGGCTCTCACCAATTCAGGCCAAAATAATCCCCATCACCGATAATCAACTTGAGTATGCTCAAAAAATCCAAAATATTTTACTTGAAAGCAATCTTCGGGTAGAAATAGACGACCGGGCCGAAACCATGCAAAACAAAATCCGCTCAGCCGCCATGGAAAAAATCCCATATCTGATCATAGTAGGAGACAGGGAAGCCAAGTCTTCCGACAATCAAATCTCGGTCCGCCAACGGGACGGTCAGGATCTGGGTTCCATGCCTCTGGAAAATTTCCTAAAGCAAATTATCGGGCAAATTAGCACAAAGAGCTTAAACCTGATAAAATAG
- the infC gene encoding translation initiation factor IF-3, with the protein MAYQRSDQNLRYYNTNNRISAATVRLLDEDGKQIGIVPLAEARQKSFETGLDLVEIAARAVPPVVKLISFTKFRYQEAKKLKSEKKGIKGGGLKEIQMTPFISQNDYETRIKKSQKFLTTGNKVKLSIKFQGRQIARKEFGYNLVEKFKNDLKEYSVPEGEPKLIGKRLMFTLSPSTKKKAATKNEESQK; encoded by the coding sequence ATGGCATATCAAAGATCCGACCAAAATTTGCGCTATTACAACACCAACAATCGTATCAGCGCCGCAACTGTCCGGCTTTTGGACGAAGATGGTAAGCAAATAGGTATTGTTCCTCTTGCTGAAGCTCGTCAAAAGAGCTTCGAAACCGGGCTTGACCTGGTAGAAATTGCCGCCCGCGCCGTCCCGCCGGTGGTCAAGCTCATCAGTTTTACCAAATTCAGGTATCAGGAGGCCAAAAAGCTAAAATCCGAAAAGAAAGGCATAAAAGGCGGCGGGCTAAAAGAAATCCAAATGACACCCTTCATCAGTCAAAACGATTATGAAACCAGAATTAAAAAATCACAAAAATTTTTAACTACTGGAAATAAAGTCAAATTAAGTATAAAATTCCAAGGTCGCCAAATTGCCCGAAAAGAATTTGGCTATAACTTGGTTGAAAAATTCAAAAACGACCTCAAGGAATACTCTGTTCCCGAAGGTGAACCAAAATTAATCGGCAAAAGATTAATGTTTACTCTGTCGCCTTCCACCAAAAAGAAAGCGGCTACAAAAAATGAAGAAAGTCAAAAATAA
- a CDS encoding bL35 family ribosomal protein: MKKVKNKLKTRKSVRNRFEVTKNGVVLRMSSFNRHLRRKKSKKQLRRLKGKQPVLGRFAIKVKKLLGRA, translated from the coding sequence ATGAAGAAAGTCAAAAATAAGCTAAAAACCAGAAAATCTGTCAGAAACAGGTTTGAAGTCACCAAAAATGGTGTTGTTCTACGTATGTCTTCATTTAACCGGCATCTTCGCCGCAAAAAAAGCAAAAAACAGCTCCGCCGGCTCAAAGGTAAGCAACCCGTCCTCGGCCGATTCGCCATAAAGGTTAAAAAGCTCCTGGGAAGAGCATAA
- the rplT gene encoding 50S ribosomal protein L20, with protein MRVKTGTVRHAGHKKILQQAKGFWMTRHKRFKVAKEAVMHAGQYAYEGRRIRKRDIRQIWIVRINAALKPFEISYSKFIKSLKDKKVDLNRKVLSDLATNNSDAFKAIVTFIK; from the coding sequence ATGAGAGTTAAAACAGGCACAGTCCGCCACGCCGGACATAAAAAAATACTTCAGCAGGCAAAAGGGTTTTGGATGACCCGTCACAAAAGGTTCAAAGTCGCCAAAGAAGCTGTTATGCACGCCGGCCAATATGCCTACGAGGGCCGTCGCATTAGAAAAAGAGACATTCGCCAGATTTGGATTGTCCGTATCAACGCCGCCCTCAAACCATTCGAGATCAGTTACTCCAAATTTATAAAATCTCTAAAAGACAAAAAGGTCGATCTCAATCGCAAAGTCCTCTCTGATCTTGCCACCAACAATTCGGACGCCTTCAAAGCCATCGTTACCTTTATCAAATAA
- a CDS encoding phenylalanine--tRNA ligase subunit alpha, whose protein sequence is MNQDLIKVLADSSTKILAANTSDDLEKIRIDLLGRHGLINQLFSQIKVASDPKQYGFDLNHLKKQIEQLLSQKSADIQPIISPTKLETKDSIFALPNVGHLHPITQTERQINNLFRKLGFSVYDGPEIETDEFCFQRLNVPADHPAREMQDSIYIKEPDYLLRTQTSSIEARLLSSEKPPFKAAFPGKTYRNEKVTKSNHFIFHQYQGVAVDRHITLKDLIGTFDLLFKELYGPDVKVRYRCKYYPEVEPGMGLDLQCFNCHGTGCPICKGAGWMEMGGSGIIHPKVLQMAGIDPKEWRGFAFGLGLDRWVMAKFNIKDIRTLLGGNLAYKPNEL, encoded by the coding sequence ATGAACCAAGATCTGATCAAAGTGTTGGCCGATTCCAGCACCAAAATTCTTGCCGCAAATACCTCCGATGACCTCGAAAAAATTCGCATCGACCTCCTTGGCCGCCACGGCCTGATAAACCAGTTATTTTCTCAAATAAAAGTTGCCTCTGATCCCAAACAATACGGTTTTGACCTTAACCATCTCAAAAAACAAATTGAGCAATTACTCTCACAAAAATCAGCCGATATACAGCCAATAATAAGCCCAACAAAGTTAGAAACCAAAGATTCAATTTTTGCCTTACCAAATGTCGGCCATCTTCATCCCATCACTCAAACCGAACGTCAGATAAACAACCTGTTTCGCAAGTTAGGTTTTTCTGTTTACGATGGTCCCGAAATAGAAACCGACGAATTTTGTTTTCAACGGCTTAACGTTCCGGCCGATCACCCCGCTCGGGAAATGCAAGACAGCATTTATATAAAAGAGCCGGATTATTTATTACGCACCCAAACCTCATCTATCGAAGCCCGGCTTTTATCATCCGAAAAACCACCCTTCAAAGCAGCTTTTCCGGGCAAAACCTATCGCAACGAAAAAGTTACCAAAAGTAACCACTTTATCTTTCACCAATACCAGGGAGTTGCCGTGGACAGGCATATAACCCTAAAAGATCTTATCGGTACTTTTGACCTCCTGTTCAAAGAGCTATATGGACCCGATGTCAAAGTTCGCTATCGGTGCAAATACTATCCCGAGGTAGAACCTGGTATGGGGCTAGATCTCCAGTGTTTCAACTGCCACGGTACCGGCTGTCCTATCTGCAAAGGCGCCGGTTGGATGGAAATGGGCGGATCCGGCATCATCCACCCCAAAGTTCTCCAAATGGCCGGCATTGACCCCAAAGAGTGGCGCGGGTTTGCCTTCGGTCTTGGTCTCGACCGTTGGGTTATGGCCAAATTCAATATCAAGGACATCCGCACCCTGCTAGGCGGCAATCTTGCCTACAAACCAAACGAACTATGA
- a CDS encoding phenylalanine--tRNA ligase beta subunit-related protein — MKLIISELKKLLPNLSVDPETLRDDLTMLGHFASGLKKIDGEIVFDLEIRQNRADCLGYYGLALDLSVFYNINLILPTHPVLQITDLPASQAGYRLPITINSPDVKRIQAIKISDLKIAPSPNWLIKFLTLHDINPINNLVDLTNYAMLVYGIPCHAFDTAKTTDNLIWENNSKYKSLVSLDGTTLALKDNLIISNPHECLSLGFIGGKNSGIENSTGDTILEMAIYNPTRIRADSRNLKTITEASIRLDKFLDTETIPQAFAFLVDNVLKICGGTVSSQLFEQYPQKPSPIFIPFDPSKPSQYAGINIPVNFSVDILTRLGCKINANLVTPPSLRKDITIEEDLIEEVIRFYGYNKIPLDTPISANPLADITPKILHLIESLKDSLVSLGYDEVRSWPLVQKPLSRNAIYTQNSINSEYPVLRESIVQSLKNQLDQFNRYKLPQPRFFEIGKIYYQQDKEYREKYALGISSHDSDKLISDIESIFQKKFSTFNSQKMQNQLFVEIILDDLEKPIAYLPKNTTNTAIELTSQIITLDANVTFDSRQDPISLIRQYTKTIGPQYLWQIIVTDEYQDQPTGKYRYTFRVSYYNCDDKTAKQLHLKSFDLIKI; from the coding sequence ATGAAACTAATTATTTCTGAGTTAAAAAAACTATTACCAAATTTATCCGTAGATCCGGAAACCCTACGCGACGATTTAACCATGTTGGGCCATTTTGCCTCCGGATTGAAAAAAATTGATGGCGAAATCGTCTTTGATCTGGAAATCCGCCAAAACCGAGCCGATTGTCTCGGCTACTACGGCCTCGCTCTCGACCTATCCGTTTTTTATAATATTAATCTAATTTTACCAACACATCCAGTTTTACAGATTACAGACCTGCCCGCCAGTCAGGCGGGTTACCGATTACCAATTACCATAAACTCCCCCGATGTTAAGAGAATTCAGGCCATCAAAATCTCCGATCTAAAAATTGCCCCTTCACCAAATTGGTTAATTAAGTTTCTCACTCTTCACGACATCAATCCCATCAACAACCTCGTTGACCTCACCAACTACGCCATGTTGGTTTATGGCATCCCTTGTCATGCTTTCGATACGGCCAAGACCACCGATAATTTGATTTGGGAAAACAATTCAAAATACAAAAGTCTTGTTTCCCTCGACGGCACTACTCTGGCATTAAAAGATAACCTCATTATTAGCAATCCCCATGAATGTCTGTCTTTGGGGTTTATTGGAGGTAAGAATTCGGGCATCGAAAATTCAACGGGCGATACTATTTTAGAAATGGCCATTTACAACCCCACCCGTATCCGCGCCGATTCCCGTAACTTAAAAACAATTACCGAGGCATCCATTCGTCTTGATAAGTTTTTAGACACCGAAACCATACCTCAAGCTTTCGCTTTTTTAGTGGACAATGTTTTAAAAATTTGCGGTGGCACTGTTTCTAGCCAATTATTTGAACAATACCCCCAAAAACCCAGTCCCATTTTTATCCCTTTTGATCCGTCCAAACCATCCCAATACGCCGGTATAAATATCCCTGTTAATTTTTCGGTTGATATATTAACCCGTCTTGGCTGCAAAATTAATGCAAATTTAGTCACTCCGCCGTCTCTCCGAAAAGATATCACCATCGAAGAAGATCTGATCGAAGAAGTCATCCGATTTTACGGCTACAACAAAATCCCCCTTGATACCCCAATCTCTGCCAATCCTCTAGCGGATATCACCCCAAAAATTCTGCATTTAATCGAATCACTCAAAGACAGTTTGGTTTCCCTTGGCTACGACGAAGTCCGTTCCTGGCCTCTCGTTCAAAAACCATTATCCCGAAACGCAATTTATACCCAAAATTCCATAAATTCTGAATACCCGGTTTTAAGGGAATCAATTGTTCAATCCCTCAAAAACCAACTGGACCAGTTCAATCGATACAAATTACCCCAACCCCGCTTTTTCGAAATCGGCAAAATATATTATCAACAAGACAAAGAGTACCGCGAAAAATACGCTCTTGGTATTTCCAGTCACGATTCCGACAAGCTGATTTCCGACATCGAAAGCATATTTCAAAAAAAGTTTTCCACTTTTAACTCCCAAAAAATGCAAAACCAACTTTTTGTTGAAATTATTCTCGACGATCTAGAAAAACCAATAGCTTATCTCCCAAAAAACACCACCAATACCGCCATCGAGCTCACTTCTCAGATTATTACTCTCGACGCCAACGTTACATTTGATTCTCGACAGGATCCCATTTCTCTAATCCGGCAATACACCAAAACTATTGGTCCTCAATATCTTTGGCAAATTATCGTCACCGACGAATACCAGGACCAACCGACGGGCAAATATCGTTACACTTTTCGTGTCTCCTATTACAACTGCGACGACAAAACCGCCAAACAGCTCCATCTCAAATCTTTCGACCTGATCAAAATTTAA
- a CDS encoding transglycosylase domain-containing protein: protein MLKKRPKIDRRRLLMGFFVFALVMILAGFVGIFVLFAWYAKDLPTPSKVVRREGFSSKIFDRNGELLYDVYKDIKRTPIVWEEIPDYLKKATVAVEDKEFYSHKGFDPLTPFRIVKNYFVLGHLTGGSTLTQQLVKNVLLTSERSVTRKIKELILAMQIEAKYKKDEILLMYLNEAPYGGTAWGVGTASEQYFGKPVSELNLVESAILAGLPQRPSVYSPFSTTPKAYVARTKHVLDRMLQDEYINTDQYNEAIKQSVDYKFFDNSSQIVSPHFIFWVKEELAKKYGEDVVEGGGLKITTTLDLKLQDEVQKIVAEEIDKAEKMGISNGAALVVDPVTGQVLAMVGSRGYNSDKTDGNFNVVTQGLRQPGSAIKPVTYLTAIKKGWTAGSLIMDTPVTFAGTQGQKDYKPQNYTGKFLGPISLRNALGNSINTTAVKMLANVGLEKMLQQAFEMGLTTLEPTKENLSRYGLAVTLGGAEVRMIELAAAYSSFANTGWKKELTGVLRVEDSNGRVMEEFRQIDSKRVMTPQEAFIISNILSDNSAREITFGAVNGLIIPNYQVAVKTGTTNDKRDNWAIGWTPNLLVATWVGNNDNSQMLKVASGVSGASPIWKRIMLLIVPTRPKQDFPIPDRIVSAEVDRLSGYPAHDGFPSRTEYFIDGTQPKISDPIHMKLRVCKGDKAGLATPQDIASNNYEEKEYIKLAEEDPVSKDGRNRWQEGIDEWIGQQADKNKYNPPEDYCRTDGMVSIGFDNPYHETTVGNDFEVKVHTSSLKKIVEVKMWINDEEKKVWTEKPYETKVSLKDGLYKIKVKAVDKDGSFGVADVSIGVNLPWNWSPSPTATITPVPPTATPTVTIPTPTMMATVTIVPTVVPTVGTTGL from the coding sequence ATGTTAAAAAAGAGACCGAAAATCGATAGGCGTCGATTGTTGATGGGATTTTTTGTTTTTGCGTTGGTGATGATTTTGGCGGGGTTTGTAGGAATTTTTGTGCTGTTTGCCTGGTATGCCAAGGATTTGCCGACACCGTCCAAAGTAGTCAGAAGGGAGGGATTTTCCAGTAAAATCTTTGACCGAAACGGGGAGCTTTTGTATGATGTCTACAAGGATATTAAAAGAACACCTATCGTGTGGGAAGAGATACCAGATTATTTGAAAAAAGCGACCGTAGCAGTGGAGGATAAGGAATTTTATAGCCATAAGGGTTTTGACCCGCTAACCCCTTTTCGAATCGTAAAAAACTATTTTGTGCTGGGCCATTTAACCGGAGGATCGACTTTAACTCAGCAACTGGTTAAAAATGTTTTGTTGACTTCGGAGCGGAGCGTAACGCGGAAGATTAAAGAATTGATTTTGGCGATGCAGATTGAGGCCAAATACAAGAAGGACGAGATACTTTTGATGTATCTGAACGAGGCTCCATATGGTGGTACAGCCTGGGGGGTGGGAACGGCATCCGAACAGTATTTTGGCAAGCCGGTGTCTGAATTGAATCTGGTGGAAAGCGCGATTTTGGCAGGATTACCCCAAAGACCGAGTGTGTACAGTCCTTTTTCGACGACGCCCAAGGCCTATGTGGCCAGAACTAAACATGTTTTGGATCGAATGCTGCAGGACGAATACATAAACACGGATCAGTACAATGAGGCGATAAAGCAATCTGTGGATTATAAGTTTTTTGATAACTCGAGCCAGATTGTCTCGCCCCATTTTATCTTTTGGGTTAAAGAGGAATTGGCAAAAAAGTACGGCGAGGATGTGGTTGAAGGCGGAGGCTTGAAAATTACTACCACACTTGATTTGAAGCTGCAGGACGAAGTGCAAAAGATAGTGGCGGAGGAAATTGATAAAGCGGAAAAAATGGGTATAAGTAACGGGGCGGCTCTGGTGGTTGATCCGGTGACCGGACAGGTTTTGGCGATGGTGGGGTCGAGGGGGTACAATTCGGATAAAACAGACGGTAATTTTAATGTAGTGACACAGGGACTAAGGCAGCCCGGATCGGCTATTAAACCGGTTACCTATCTGACGGCAATTAAAAAGGGGTGGACGGCCGGGAGTTTGATTATGGATACGCCAGTAACTTTTGCCGGTACGCAGGGACAGAAAGATTATAAACCACAGAACTATACCGGTAAATTTTTGGGGCCGATCTCTTTGCGAAATGCCCTGGGCAATTCTATAAACACGACAGCGGTCAAAATGCTTGCCAATGTGGGACTGGAGAAGATGCTGCAGCAGGCGTTTGAGATGGGTTTGACAACTTTGGAACCGACAAAAGAAAATCTGTCAAGATATGGACTGGCGGTGACTTTGGGTGGGGCGGAAGTACGGATGATTGAATTGGCGGCGGCTTATAGCTCGTTTGCCAATACGGGATGGAAAAAAGAGCTGACGGGGGTGCTTAGGGTGGAGGATAGCAACGGTCGGGTGATGGAGGAGTTTCGACAGATTGATTCCAAAAGGGTAATGACGCCGCAAGAGGCATTTATTATATCCAATATTTTGTCTGATAATTCTGCAAGAGAAATAACTTTTGGGGCGGTAAATGGGCTGATAATTCCAAATTATCAGGTGGCGGTAAAGACCGGAACGACTAATGATAAACGTGATAACTGGGCGATCGGCTGGACACCGAACTTGTTGGTGGCCACTTGGGTGGGAAACAACGATAACAGCCAAATGCTGAAAGTGGCTTCGGGTGTTTCCGGAGCTAGCCCCATCTGGAAAAGGATTATGCTTTTGATAGTTCCAACACGACCAAAACAGGATTTTCCCATCCCGGACAGGATTGTGTCGGCGGAAGTTGACAGATTGTCCGGATATCCGGCACATGACGGTTTTCCCTCCAGGACAGAATATTTTATTGACGGAACGCAGCCGAAAATTTCGGATCCGATTCATATGAAGCTGAGAGTGTGTAAGGGTGACAAGGCGGGGTTGGCGACGCCTCAGGATATCGCCTCGAATAATTACGAAGAAAAGGAATATATAAAATTGGCCGAAGAAGATCCTGTTTCGAAAGATGGGAGAAATAGGTGGCAGGAAGGAATAGACGAGTGGATTGGTCAACAAGCTGATAAAAATAAATATAACCCCCCGGAAGACTATTGTCGGACTGACGGGATGGTGAGTATCGGATTTGATAATCCGTACCATGAAACGACAGTGGGGAATGATTTTGAGGTGAAGGTTCACACCTCATCTCTGAAAAAGATTGTTGAGGTCAAAATGTGGATTAACGATGAGGAAAAGAAAGTGTGGACTGAGAAGCCATATGAAACCAAGGTTAGTTTAAAAGATGGGCTTTATAAAATTAAGGTTAAGGCGGTTGATAAAGACGGAAGCTTCGGGGTGGCTGACGTAAGTATCGGTGTAAATTTGCCCTGGAATTGGAGCCCCTCCCCTACTGCTACAATTACCCCCGTGCCACCAACAGCAACACCAACGGTAACTATTCCGACACCAACAATGATGGCGACGGTGACTATTGTGCCAACGGTGGTACCAACTGTGGGAACGACCGGTTTATAA